The region AAATGCTTCGTCGTTCTCTTGTAGTTTCTCGCGACTAGCAGCCTCGATAGGCGAGGAAATTCTGGTCTGTTTGGTATTTCAAATCATATTCTGCGCCAGTCATGGATGAGAGGTCGTGACGAACTTTCGAGATAGGAAAGAAGTACCCAGCGAAACCCCAATCCCTCAGTCCCACTCCTCCACTTCGTACGCTTCGTACTCCAGCGCAACTGACTCAGTACCGATCTCCGTTCACAACGCCGGCACGCGTAAACTCTGGAGCGCAACCACCTGTCTAACAGACAGTTTCTTGAACGTGGTAATTTTCAAAGCAAGAGTATCTTGCATAAACATCACTATAGAGTTGTGAAAACAGTTCGGTCGTCTGAGAGTGAGTGGGAGCCTGGGAATCAACAGAGAGGTTAAGACGGTACCCCTGAATATATAGCCAGAATGGACAGCGACCTCTTGAATGCCTTCGAAGAAGCCTTCCCTGACACGGGATTCGTGTTCAACGAAGATGCAGTCGTTGTGCGCACCTTCGCAGGGCCGGAGGTCGATCTGTTAGTCGGCAACCGGAACGAGCCGATCGTTGGTAAATCTGTAGACGATGTATTTGAGTCGAGTATTGCAGAAGAAATACAACTCCAGATTGCTGCCACCCTCGACCGACAGGAGTTGCAGACCAAAGAGTACGTGATCGAGGTGGAGACGGGCGCTCGCTCGTTCGACGCCCGAATGGCACCAGTTGCAACCAACACCGGGGAACAGTTGGTGGCAGCACTGTTCCGGGACGTCACCACGCGAGACCTCTACGCACAACGACTCGACGAAAGTATGCGAATTCTGTCGACGATGCAGCTTCTGACGCAGGATGTGAGTCGGGCAACGTCGGTCTCGAAGTTGTACAGCTCGGTCTGTCAAACGATTACGGATTCGACCCCCTACCAGTTTGCCTGGATTGCCAGCTACGACGACGAAAACAAGCGCCTCGTCCCGGAAACAGATGTGCTCCCGCAAATCGACGGGATTGACATCCCCGAGTCACTCCCCAAGGAGTTTAAAGCGCATCCAGCAGTCTACACGATTCACAACGAAGAGACGACTGTCGTGCCGGATATCCAGGGGATTGCGTCAAGTCAGCACTGGCCGGAGAACCCACATCACGAAGGATTTCACTCCATCGGCGTCTTCCCGATCTGGGATGGCACGGAGTTGAGTAACGTCTTACTGGTGTATGCCGCCCGCCCCTACGCGTTCAGCTTCAACGAACGGCTCCTGTTCGAAGAACTCTGTCGCGACATCGCCTACACGAAGCAGGCCCTCCAAACGAATAATCAGGTGCGCGAGCAACAGGAGCAGTTGGCGAAACGGAATTTGGAGTGGGAGGTGCTCAATCGGATCGTCCGGCACGATATCCGAAACAAGATGGCGGTCATCATCGGCCGGACAGAGCTGCTCGCCGAATCCCTCACAGAGGACTACTC is a window of halophilic archaeon DL31 DNA encoding:
- a CDS encoding histidine kinase (KEGG: hla:Hlac_1800 histidine kinase~PFAM: ATP-binding region, ATPase-like; Signal transduction histidine kinase, subgroup 1, dimerisation/phosphoacceptor region~SMART: ATP-binding region, ATPase-like; Signal transduction histidine kinase, subgroup 1, dimerisation/phosphoacceptor region) — its product is MDSDLLNAFEEAFPDTGFVFNEDAVVVRTFAGPEVDLLVGNRNEPIVGKSVDDVFESSIAEEIQLQIAATLDRQELQTKEYVIEVETGARSFDARMAPVATNTGEQLVAALFRDVTTRDLYAQRLDESMRILSTMQLLTQDVSRATSVSKLYSSVCQTITDSTPYQFAWIASYDDENKRLVPETDVLPQIDGIDIPESLPKEFKAHPAVYTIHNEETTVVPDIQGIASSQHWPENPHHEGFHSIGVFPIWDGTELSNVLLVYAARPYAFSFNERLLFEELCRDIAYTKQALQTNNQVREQQEQLAKRNLEWEVLNRIVRHDIRNKMAVIIGRTELLAESLTEDYSEHIEPILSSSRQVVEITKEARDVSEALATSGKIELKPVQVSGILQTAVEGVQEMFPEVTIQISDESEGVSVMANGLVSAVFRNVLTNAVMHNPSENPEIDVSTVLNDETVVITIADNGIGFPPAVREKVFGSDLEISGDQGVGQSAGTGHGIGLTLVVSLVSQFGGDIWVEENDAGGSSVSIELNRA